A single genomic interval of Bacteroidetes bacterium GWF2_43_63 harbors:
- a CDS encoding ABC transporter ATP-binding protein — translation MIYFEAQDVCKNFANHTALDRVSIQVKEQSIFGLLGPNGAGKTTLIRIINQIIGPDSGRLLIKGHPLDEQHTEDIGYLPEERGLYKKMKVGEQALYLAQLKGISKSDAYLRLKQWFEKFGIEDWWNRRVDELSKGMQQKVQFIITVIHAPSLLIFDEPFSGFDPINAEMLKEEILQLKEKGATIIFSTHNMASVEELCDDIALINQSKVILSGNVQQIKKQHSSNIYQLKLRGVSNCDDSRLSPLGIISAIEHKEDFCSYRVELNPGVNSNDLLKASMEIGHVTSFEELMPSMNDIFISEVTGNKIHKKSRK, via the coding sequence ATGATTTATTTCGAAGCACAGGATGTTTGTAAAAATTTCGCCAATCATACGGCGCTGGATCGGGTCTCGATTCAGGTAAAGGAGCAAAGTATTTTTGGTTTGCTTGGCCCCAATGGCGCCGGAAAAACCACCCTGATCAGAATAATAAATCAGATTATTGGTCCCGATAGCGGTCGTCTGTTGATCAAAGGTCATCCACTCGATGAGCAGCATACCGAGGATATTGGTTATCTGCCCGAAGAACGCGGATTGTATAAAAAGATGAAAGTTGGGGAGCAGGCGCTGTACCTGGCTCAGCTGAAAGGAATAAGTAAGTCGGATGCATATCTGCGGCTGAAACAATGGTTTGAGAAATTTGGTATCGAAGACTGGTGGAATAGGCGTGTTGACGAGCTTTCTAAAGGTATGCAGCAGAAAGTTCAATTCATAATTACGGTGATTCATGCTCCGTCGCTGCTTATTTTCGATGAGCCTTTCAGCGGCTTCGATCCTATCAATGCTGAAATGCTTAAGGAAGAAATTCTGCAACTGAAGGAAAAGGGTGCAACAATCATTTTTTCGACACACAACATGGCTTCGGTTGAAGAGCTTTGCGATGATATTGCTCTGATCAATCAATCAAAAGTTATTCTTTCAGGAAATGTCCAGCAAATTAAAAAACAGCACAGTTCAAACATCTACCAATTGAAATTGCGTGGTGTTTCCAACTGCGATGATTCTAGGTTAAGCCCGCTGGGAATTATCAGTGCAATTGAGCATAAAGAGGATTTTTGTTCTTACAGAGTTGAGCTCAATCCGGGTGTCAATTCAAACGACTTGCTAAAAGCTTCGATGGAAATTGGTCATGTAACTTCTTTTGAGGAATTGATGCCATCGATGAATGATATTTTTATTTCGGAAGTAACCGGAAACAAGATCCATAAAAAAAGCCGGAAATGA
- a CDS encoding nucleotide exchange factor GrpE: MKFGKKKEKMSDNEELKNQDQQPVENPEQKETELNEGETNTGDEKQCPDVVIETMESLQMKANEWQDKYTRLFADFENYKKRMRQERFDLLQSAGSELMLDILPVIDDFERGLASLATATEIEAVKHGYELIYNKLLGIMKQKGLESMESVNEVFDTDFHEALTMVENPEMKGKVVEVVEKGYTMRGKVLRYAKVVVGN; encoded by the coding sequence ATGAAATTTGGAAAAAAGAAAGAGAAAATGAGCGACAACGAAGAACTGAAAAATCAGGATCAACAACCTGTTGAGAATCCTGAGCAGAAAGAAACGGAATTGAATGAAGGTGAAACAAACACCGGCGACGAAAAGCAATGTCCCGATGTGGTAATAGAAACAATGGAAAGCCTGCAGATGAAAGCAAATGAATGGCAGGATAAATACACCCGGCTTTTTGCAGATTTCGAGAATTATAAAAAACGGATGCGCCAGGAACGTTTTGACCTGCTGCAATCTGCCGGATCAGAGCTGATGCTTGACATTTTACCGGTAATCGATGATTTCGAACGCGGCTTGGCAAGTCTGGCAACAGCCACCGAAATTGAAGCAGTGAAGCACGGATATGAACTTATCTACAACAAGCTTTTAGGCATCATGAAGCAGAAAGGACTGGAGTCGATGGAATCGGTGAACGAGGTGTTTGATACCGACTTCCATGAAGCCTTGACAATGGTTGAAAATCCTGAAATGAAGGGCAAAGTGGTTGAGGTTGTCGAAAAAGGATATACAATGCGGGGCAAAGTGCTGCGCTATGCAAAAGTAGTTGTTGGAAATTAA
- a CDS encoding molecular chaperone DnaJ, whose protein sequence is MSKRDYYEVLGVSKNATADELKKAYRQMAIKYHPDKNPDDKTSEDKFKEAAEAYEVLSNPDKRQRYDQFGHAGMNGSGGYGGGMSMDDIFSNFGDIFGDFFGGGFSGFGGGFGRSRSSQRVPQGSNLRIRVKLTLEEVSNGVEKKVKVNKNIHCESCNGSGARSGSKPTTCTTCQGSGRVMRVTNTFLGQMQTASTCPHCNGEGTIITDRCPTCSGSGLTKGEEVISIKIPAGVENGMQLSMSGKGNAAPRGGIPGDLIVLIEEIEHEFFKRDNINLLYEHNVSYAEAVLGTQVDVPTLDGKARIKIPAGTTPGKMFRLKGKGLPALNSYGRGDLIVSINIWVPQSVTKDEKSFLEQMNTKSSFQPDNTQKKKSFFDRMKEYFD, encoded by the coding sequence GTGAGTAAACGCGATTATTACGAGGTACTTGGTGTCTCGAAAAATGCTACAGCCGATGAGTTGAAAAAAGCTTACCGGCAGATGGCCATCAAGTACCATCCTGACAAAAATCCGGATGATAAGACTTCGGAAGATAAATTCAAGGAAGCAGCCGAAGCGTATGAAGTACTGAGCAATCCCGACAAGCGTCAACGGTACGATCAGTTTGGCCATGCAGGCATGAACGGCTCTGGTGGCTATGGTGGTGGCATGAGCATGGATGATATCTTCAGCAATTTCGGAGATATTTTTGGTGACTTTTTTGGGGGCGGATTCAGTGGATTTGGCGGTGGATTCGGTCGCAGCCGTTCATCGCAACGCGTTCCGCAAGGATCGAATCTTCGAATCAGGGTGAAGCTAACGCTCGAAGAAGTTTCCAATGGCGTAGAGAAGAAAGTTAAAGTAAACAAGAATATTCATTGCGAAAGTTGCAATGGAAGCGGCGCCCGTTCAGGAAGCAAGCCAACAACCTGTACCACCTGTCAGGGTTCCGGCCGCGTGATGCGTGTGACCAATACATTTCTTGGGCAAATGCAGACAGCTTCTACTTGTCCGCATTGCAACGGAGAAGGAACGATTATTACAGACCGTTGTCCGACCTGTTCCGGATCTGGACTTACAAAAGGTGAGGAAGTGATTTCAATAAAAATTCCTGCCGGCGTCGAAAACGGCATGCAACTCAGTATGTCGGGCAAAGGCAATGCTGCTCCCCGAGGAGGAATTCCAGGCGATCTGATCGTTTTGATTGAAGAAATTGAGCATGAATTTTTCAAGCGCGACAATATAAATTTGCTGTACGAACACAATGTGTCCTATGCCGAAGCCGTGCTCGGTACGCAGGTCGATGTTCCCACGCTCGACGGAAAGGCCAGAATAAAAATTCCAGCTGGCACCACGCCCGGAAAAATGTTCCGGCTTAAAGGAAAGGGATTGCCTGCGCTCAACAGTTATGGACGCGGCGATCTGATTGTCAGCATTAATATCTGGGTTCCGCAATCGGTTACGAAAGATGAAAAATCTTTCCTGGAGCAAATGAACACCAAGAGCAGTTTCCAGCCCGACAATACGCAGAAGAAAAAATCGTTTTTCGACCGGATGAAGGAATATTTTGATTAA
- a CDS encoding malate dehydrogenase, with product MQRYSKTQLFSLVEKIFLKAGCSADNARTVANMLIAAEMRGIPSHGLMRIKDYIGLWQKGRINMNPELKIVHETPSTGTVDGDLAPGMIAGKFAMELAIRKAEQVGSGWVAVRNSNHFGIAGFYTMMAAEKDMIGFAMTNANALVAPTFSIDRMLGTNPIAFTIPGKEEPAFTADFATTPIARGKLELMEKQGKESPQGFVQDAEGKATNDPSVLRRGGAILPLGGDYEHASHKGFCMGAMVDILSAILSGANFGPFVPPQVAYLDPKPGAPGAGLGHFFGAIRIDGFRPADEVKEYMDLWIRTFRQSKAAEGREHVIIPGEPELSREQEYLRDGVPVVPQVWQELVATALSLGIAEENLLA from the coding sequence ATGCAACGATACAGCAAAACACAACTGTTCTCACTGGTTGAAAAAATATTTCTCAAAGCCGGTTGTTCAGCCGACAATGCCCGGACGGTAGCCAATATGTTGATAGCTGCAGAAATGCGTGGCATTCCAAGCCATGGACTGATGCGGATCAAAGATTATATTGGTCTCTGGCAGAAAGGGCGCATCAACATGAATCCGGAGCTGAAAATAGTTCACGAAACTCCCTCTACGGGCACCGTGGATGGCGATCTGGCGCCAGGGATGATTGCCGGAAAATTCGCCATGGAGCTGGCCATCCGCAAGGCGGAGCAGGTGGGCTCGGGCTGGGTGGCCGTGCGCAATTCAAATCATTTTGGCATTGCTGGTTTTTACACCATGATGGCCGCTGAAAAGGATATGATTGGATTTGCAATGACCAATGCAAATGCACTGGTGGCTCCCACTTTCAGCATCGACCGCATGCTCGGAACCAACCCTATCGCGTTTACGATTCCGGGCAAGGAAGAGCCGGCGTTTACGGCAGACTTTGCTACAACGCCCATTGCCCGCGGTAAGCTGGAGCTCATGGAAAAGCAGGGTAAAGAGTCCCCGCAGGGTTTTGTGCAGGATGCTGAAGGGAAAGCAACCAACGATCCTTCAGTACTTCGGCGTGGTGGAGCTATTCTTCCGCTGGGAGGCGATTATGAACACGCCAGTCACAAAGGATTTTGCATGGGAGCCATGGTCGATATTTTATCAGCAATATTGTCAGGTGCCAATTTCGGACCTTTCGTGCCACCGCAGGTTGCTTATCTCGATCCAAAACCTGGTGCTCCGGGAGCGGGACTTGGACATTTTTTCGGCGCAATCCGCATCGACGGGTTCCGGCCTGCAGACGAGGTTAAGGAGTACATGGACCTTTGGATCAGAACATTCCGCCAATCGAAAGCTGCCGAAGGAAGAGAACATGTGATTATTCCCGGAGAGCCGGAGCTGTCACGTGAGCAGGAATACCTGCGTGACGGCGTACCCGTTGTTCCGCAAGTGTGGCAGGAACTGGTTGCCACCGCTTTATCACTAGGCATAGCTGAAGAAAACCTCCTGGCCTGA